The DNA region CCAGCGCCGCATCGGCTTCGGGCAGTTTGTATTTCGCCGCTTTCTTAAAAGCATCAAAAGCTTTTTTCGCATGATTTTCCACACGGCTTGCGCGATAAGCGTATCCCATGCGGAGATAGACTTCCTTATCTCCCATCGCTTCCGCTTCTTTGGCCATGGCAGCAGCCTTTTTCTCATCCACCACGCCTGCCGCCCCTGTCAGATACTCCGTGCAGGCCACCGCCAGAAATCCGCGGAGCGTTTCATCGGCATCGGGGTCGCCCGCTTCTTTCCCCTTCCGTATCCATCTTTCTGCTTCCACGGTATTTTTGGGCACGGATACTCCCTGCGCATAAAAAAGACCGGTCATAAGCATGGCTTCCGAATCTCCCCGCTGTGCTGCCAAAAGGTAGTATTTAAAAGCAGTTGCGGGATTAACCTGCCCCATGACACCTTCATCGTATATCCGGGCAAGAAGAACGGCCGCTTCCGTATATCCTGCCTCAGACGCATGCTCCAAAGCGCGTTTGGCTTTCCTCGGATTCGGCTTTCCTCCATTAAGCCCCCGAAGGTACAGCTTCCCCAGGTACAGCCACGCTTCATCATCGCCCATT from Dialister invisus DSM 15470 includes:
- a CDS encoding tetratricopeptide repeat protein, coding for MASDRMMEYYYSMGQDTLAAGDIDEAVTYFRKAANLGAGEAAHEIGVIGRRLEKGDGLEKDEEKAAHCYRLCGEMGDDEAWLYLGKLYLRGLNGGKPNPRKAKRALEHASEAGYTEAAVLLARIYDEGVMGQVNPATAFKYYLLAAQRGDSEAMLMTGLFYAQGVSVPKNTVEAERWIRKGKEAGDPDADETLRGFLAVACTEYLTGAAGVVDEKKAAAMAKEAEAMGDKEVYLRMGYAYRASRVENHAKKAFDAFKKAAKYKLPEADAALGLCYESGLGAEADISKAVKYYKKAAEKGNAFAMAHYGCALANGEGVRKNKKSAMEWLIKAAMKGDEGAILILKEDYDYTLK